The following proteins are encoded in a genomic region of Tenacibaculum sp. 190524A05c:
- a CDS encoding metal-dependent hydrolase family protein → MRKLLLLSLFLFSVMTLVGQTTYIHCGKLIDTKAGTIKTKQTIIVNKNKITGVLDGYAVPRNGKDKIIDLKDKVVMPGLIDLHVHIENEFGPRTRLERYVLDEADVAFNSVGFAETTLLKGFTTVRDLGGTGVNISIRKAIDAGKIPGPRVFTAGKALASTGGHADPTNGSRRVLIGNPGPKEGIVNSVEDAKKAVRQRYKNGADCIKITATGGVLSVAKSGDNPQFTIEEVKAICDMAKDYGMHVAAHAHGDDGMQRAVLGGVKTIEHGTYMSEATMDLMKKYDVYLVPTITAGKEVVDKAKVKGYYPEVVVPKALAVGPQIQGTFAKAYKRGVGIAFGTDAGVFKHGDNAKEFGFMVEAGMPAMETIQAATVTNAKILKMENEIGQVKAGFFADIVAVDEDPTKNINTMEKVVFVMKNGVVYKNE, encoded by the coding sequence ATGAGAAAATTACTACTTCTTAGTCTTTTTTTATTTTCTGTAATGACCTTGGTAGGTCAAACTACATATATCCATTGTGGGAAATTGATAGATACAAAAGCAGGAACAATTAAAACGAAGCAAACTATTATCGTTAATAAGAATAAAATAACTGGTGTTTTAGATGGGTATGCTGTTCCTAGAAACGGTAAGGATAAGATTATTGATTTAAAAGATAAAGTTGTAATGCCAGGATTAATTGATTTGCATGTGCATATTGAAAATGAGTTTGGACCAAGAACAAGATTAGAAAGATATGTTCTTGATGAAGCAGATGTTGCTTTTAATTCTGTAGGATTCGCGGAGACAACTTTGTTAAAAGGATTTACAACCGTTAGAGATTTAGGTGGAACAGGAGTTAATATTTCAATTAGAAAAGCTATTGATGCAGGTAAAATTCCAGGACCAAGAGTGTTTACTGCAGGAAAAGCTTTAGCAAGTACAGGAGGGCATGCAGATCCAACTAATGGAAGTAGAAGAGTCTTAATTGGAAACCCAGGTCCAAAAGAAGGAATTGTAAATAGTGTTGAAGATGCAAAGAAAGCGGTTCGACAACGATATAAAAATGGCGCAGATTGTATAAAAATTACTGCAACGGGAGGAGTTTTAAGTGTAGCGAAAAGTGGAGATAATCCTCAATTTACAATTGAAGAGGTAAAAGCAATCTGTGATATGGCAAAAGATTATGGAATGCATGTAGCTGCTCATGCTCATGGAGATGACGGAATGCAACGCGCGGTTCTTGGTGGAGTAAAAACTATTGAGCATGGAACATATATGAGCGAAGCAACAATGGATTTAATGAAGAAATACGACGTGTATTTAGTTCCTACGATTACAGCGGGTAAAGAGGTTGTAGATAAAGCTAAGGTAAAAGGGTATTATCCTGAAGTTGTTGTTCCTAAAGCATTGGCTGTTGGACCTCAAATTCAAGGAACATTTGCAAAAGCATATAAAAGAGGAGTTGGGATTGCATTTGGTACGGATGCAGGTGTTTTTAAACATGGAGATAATGCAAAAGAATTTGGTTTTATGGTGGAGGCAGGAATGCCAGCAATGGAAACAATTCAAGCTGCAACAGTTACTAATGCTAAAATTTTGAAAATGGAAAACGAAATTGGTCAAGTTAAAGCTGGTTTTTTCGCCGATATTGTAGCGGTAGACGAAGATCCAACGAAAAATATAAATACTATGGAAAAAGTAGTTTTTGTTATGAAAAATGGAGTGGTCTACAAGAATGAATAA
- a CDS encoding glutaminyl-peptide cyclotransferase, producing the protein MKFIKQASIFSLLLLTLNSCGEASYRFKLNVPNKTTLGQTVNVKFEQLNGNKIDSVHVFAGTKRLALENNSATINTTELGVGKHPITALAFIPGKVKRVNNSVEVFSNKEYDNYTYKIVNTFPHDPKAFTQGLEYHNGFLYETTGRNGQSWLRKVEIETGKVLQQYDLSDKYFGEGMTIVDNQIFWLTWKAGKGFIFDLDTFKIIKEFKYQKSIEGWGLTHSDTQLIKSDGTNKIWFLNPKTQKEERSIQVYTPKVTLEKLNELEYINGKIYANYWQQPFIAIINPENGVVDGVVVLKDLVKEIKKTQKINDGDDVLNGIAFDKENNRLFVTGKNWGKLFEIEIIKQ; encoded by the coding sequence ATGAAATTTATCAAACAAGCTTCTATATTTAGTTTACTTCTTTTAACTTTAAATTCTTGTGGAGAAGCAAGTTATCGTTTCAAATTAAATGTTCCAAATAAAACGACATTAGGTCAAACTGTAAATGTGAAATTTGAACAATTAAATGGAAACAAAATAGACAGTGTTCATGTTTTTGCAGGAACGAAACGTTTAGCTTTAGAAAATAATTCAGCAACGATTAACACTACCGAACTTGGTGTTGGTAAACATCCTATTACAGCATTAGCCTTTATACCAGGAAAAGTAAAAAGAGTGAATAATTCAGTTGAAGTTTTCTCTAATAAAGAATATGACAATTACACATATAAAATAGTTAATACATTCCCACATGATCCTAAAGCATTTACACAAGGATTAGAATATCATAATGGTTTTCTCTATGAAACAACAGGAAGAAATGGACAATCTTGGTTAAGAAAAGTAGAAATTGAAACAGGAAAAGTACTACAGCAATACGATTTAAGTGATAAATATTTTGGTGAAGGTATGACTATTGTTGACAATCAAATTTTTTGGTTGACTTGGAAAGCAGGTAAAGGTTTTATTTTTGACTTAGATACTTTTAAAATAATTAAAGAGTTTAAATATCAAAAAAGTATTGAAGGTTGGGGATTAACACATTCAGATACTCAACTTATAAAATCTGATGGAACCAATAAAATTTGGTTCTTAAATCCTAAAACTCAAAAAGAAGAAAGAAGCATTCAGGTATATACTCCTAAAGTAACTTTAGAAAAATTAAACGAATTAGAGTATATAAATGGAAAAATATATGCTAATTATTGGCAACAACCGTTTATAGCTATAATAAACCCTGAAAATGGAGTTGTTGATGGAGTTGTTGTTTTAAAAGATTTAGTAAAAGAAATCAAAAAAACACAAAAGATTAACGATGGTGATGATGTTTTAAATGGAATCGCCTTTGATAAAGAGAATAATCGTTTATTTGTAACTGGGAAGAATTGGGGTAAATTATTTGAAATAGAAATCATTAAGCAATAA
- a CDS encoding SprT-like domain-containing protein, which translates to MTNTLQKYISENAVPIVIYLINEHKVNLKIVNQRQTKHGDFRTLPNGKTQITVNNNLNKHQFLLTLIHEIAHHVTYKKFGRVQPHGKEWKTVFQHLMLPFLRPDIYPTNILPYLANHMKNPKASTDADVKLSLALREGMAEPGKSFIFDIPQGSIFQYRNTLYKRGYKRRTRYECLNLTDKRVYLFNQNVEVIPVNQ; encoded by the coding sequence TTGACGAACACCCTACAAAAATACATTTCCGAAAATGCTGTTCCGATCGTTATCTATTTAATTAACGAACACAAGGTAAACCTGAAAATTGTAAATCAACGACAAACCAAACATGGTGACTTCAGAACCTTACCAAACGGAAAAACACAAATTACAGTTAATAACAACCTAAATAAACATCAGTTTTTATTGACATTAATTCATGAAATTGCTCATCATGTTACGTATAAAAAATTTGGACGTGTGCAGCCTCATGGAAAAGAATGGAAAACTGTATTTCAGCATTTAATGCTACCTTTTTTGCGTCCAGATATTTACCCAACAAACATACTTCCGTACTTAGCAAATCATATGAAAAACCCAAAAGCAAGTACCGATGCAGATGTAAAATTATCATTAGCATTACGAGAAGGTATGGCAGAACCGGGAAAGAGTTTTATATTTGATATTCCACAAGGCAGTATTTTTCAATATAGAAATACACTTTACAAACGTGGATATAAAAGAAGAACGCGCTATGAATGCCTTAACTTAACTGACAAACGCGTTTATCTTTTTAATCAAAATGTTGAAGTTATACCCGTTAACCAATAA
- a CDS encoding YjgN family protein — MEGFSGLFSDKKQFNYFGKGSEFALIFFKNIFLTIITLGIYYPWAKVELLQYHYKSTEIEKNSFVFHGTGKEVFTGFLKVYAVIFLFYAFLFYGTFTDNPKFTGITVAVFYLLLILLIPFAIHGAVKYRSSKSSWKGIHFSYLGDKMELFWKCIIGTLLTILTLGIYGAWFSVDLRKYIFSHLRFGNLSFDFEGKGDTLFWINLKFFFLFYLTLGIYTIWYIKELYSYYAENTKITQNGRNIGFNFTAKAGDIFELLVVNFLLAVLTLGLATPWIIVRTQTFIFRFIEIEEGLNTDSIQKINYDNYSDASGDSFLDFLELDLL; from the coding sequence ATGGAAGGTTTTTCTGGACTTTTTTCGGATAAGAAACAATTTAATTATTTTGGAAAAGGAAGCGAGTTTGCGCTGATTTTTTTCAAGAACATTTTCTTAACTATAATTACACTTGGTATTTATTATCCTTGGGCAAAAGTAGAACTGTTACAATACCATTATAAATCAACAGAAATAGAGAAAAATAGCTTTGTTTTTCATGGTACAGGTAAAGAAGTATTCACGGGATTCCTTAAAGTCTATGCTGTAATATTCTTATTTTACGCATTCTTGTTTTACGGAACTTTTACAGATAATCCTAAATTCACCGGTATAACGGTAGCAGTATTTTACCTTTTGCTTATTTTATTAATTCCATTCGCTATACATGGTGCTGTAAAATATCGTTCTTCAAAAAGTTCATGGAAAGGAATTCATTTTTCATACTTAGGAGATAAAATGGAGTTATTCTGGAAATGTATAATCGGAACATTATTAACAATTCTAACTTTAGGGATATATGGAGCTTGGTTTAGTGTTGATTTAAGAAAATATATTTTTAGTCACCTACGATTTGGAAATCTATCATTTGATTTTGAAGGAAAAGGAGATACTCTTTTCTGGATTAATCTAAAGTTCTTTTTCTTGTTTTATTTAACCTTAGGAATTTATACAATTTGGTATATCAAAGAATTGTATAGCTATTATGCAGAGAACACGAAAATAACGCAAAACGGAAGAAACATTGGATTTAATTTCACGGCCAAAGCTGGTGATATATTCGAATTATTAGTAGTTAATTTCTTATTAGCTGTTCTTACATTAGGACTAGCAACACCATGGATTATTGTAAGAACTCAAACCTTTATCTTTAGATTTATTGAAATTGAAGAAGGACTAAACACCGACTCAATTCAAAAAATAAACTACGACAATTATAGCGATGCTTCTGGAGATAGTTTTTTAGATTTCTTAGAACTTGATCTTTTATAA
- a CDS encoding Nif3-like dinuclear metal center hexameric protein — MTIRDITNHIEEIAPLSYAEDFDNVGLLVGNYKTEVTGVLVTLDTLEEVVDEAIENNCNLIVSFHPIIFGGLKKLNGNNYVERAVLKAIKNDIAIYATHTALDNSNVGVSAKMCEVLQLQNTKTLIPKKGNIKKLTTYVPFRDANNLREKLFEAGAGNIGNYDNCSFNVEGKGSYRGNEHSNPTVGKKGELQYEEETCITVTFESHLEGKILGQLFQNHPYEEVAYEVITLNNKQQNVGMGMIGEFEEAIDENEFLKLVKSTFKTGCVRHSKLIGKSVKKVAVLGGAGSFAISNAIREKADAYISADFKYHEFYKAENRILLADVGHYESEQFTKNLLVDHLTKKFTNFAIRLSEKRTNPIYYI; from the coding sequence ATGACAATTAGAGATATAACAAATCATATTGAAGAAATTGCTCCACTTTCTTATGCTGAAGACTTTGATAATGTTGGTTTATTAGTTGGAAACTATAAAACAGAAGTTACGGGTGTATTAGTAACTTTAGATACGTTAGAAGAAGTTGTAGATGAAGCAATAGAAAACAACTGTAATTTAATAGTAAGCTTCCATCCAATTATTTTTGGTGGATTAAAAAAATTAAATGGTAATAATTATGTCGAAAGAGCGGTTTTAAAAGCTATAAAAAACGATATTGCTATTTATGCGACACACACAGCTTTAGACAATTCTAATGTAGGTGTTTCTGCTAAAATGTGTGAAGTTTTACAACTACAAAACACAAAAACTTTAATTCCTAAAAAAGGAAACATAAAAAAACTAACCACTTATGTTCCGTTTAGAGACGCAAATAACCTAAGAGAGAAATTATTCGAAGCTGGCGCTGGAAATATTGGGAATTACGACAATTGTTCTTTTAATGTTGAAGGTAAAGGAAGTTATAGAGGAAATGAACATTCAAACCCTACTGTAGGTAAAAAAGGTGAGTTACAATATGAGGAAGAAACCTGTATCACTGTAACTTTTGAAAGTCATCTTGAAGGTAAAATTTTAGGACAACTTTTTCAAAATCATCCTTATGAAGAAGTAGCGTATGAAGTTATTACTTTAAACAACAAACAACAAAATGTTGGAATGGGAATGATCGGTGAGTTTGAAGAAGCAATTGATGAAAATGAGTTTTTAAAATTGGTAAAATCAACATTTAAAACAGGATGTGTTCGTCACTCAAAACTAATAGGAAAATCAGTTAAAAAAGTAGCTGTTTTAGGTGGCGCAGGTAGTTTTGCTATTTCAAATGCTATTCGCGAAAAAGCCGATGCTTACATCAGCGCAGACTTTAAATATCACGAATTTTATAAAGCTGAAAACCGCATTTTATTAGCAGATGTTGGACATTATGAAAGTGAACAGTTTACAAAAAACCTTTTAGTTGACCATCTTACAAAAAAATTTACTAATTTTGCGATTCGTTTAAGCGAAAAGAGAACAAATCCAATATATTATATTTAA
- a CDS encoding thioredoxin family protein: MKHFLLSTILFFTISSVFAQEKIHINWQPTLQDAIEKSKDENKLILVYFTGSDWCGPCINLDKNLFHTEIFKKFSEEHLVLYMADFPRNKDLVSKENRKINKQLSEKYGQSSFPTILFVDDKGTEYGRKNGSYLPEYYFPFFEEMVNQFK; the protein is encoded by the coding sequence ATGAAACACTTTTTACTTTCTACGATATTGTTTTTTACAATTTCTTCCGTATTTGCTCAAGAGAAAATTCATATCAATTGGCAACCAACTTTACAAGATGCAATTGAAAAATCCAAAGACGAAAATAAACTTATTTTAGTTTATTTTACGGGTTCAGATTGGTGTGGGCCTTGCATCAACTTGGATAAAAATCTATTTCACACCGAAATATTTAAAAAGTTTTCAGAGGAGCATTTAGTATTATATATGGCTGATTTTCCTAGAAATAAAGATTTAGTTTCTAAAGAAAATAGAAAAATAAATAAACAGCTGAGTGAAAAATACGGACAATCTTCGTTTCCAACAATTTTATTTGTTGATGATAAAGGTACTGAATACGGCCGAAAAAATGGATCGTACTTACCAGAATACTACTTCCCGTTTTTTGAAGAAATGGTTAATCAGTTTAAATAG
- a CDS encoding SDR family oxidoreductase — protein sequence MMKKNIVITGTSRGIGFQLAQQFAQEGHQVIALSRNSGPLEKVNNANILPIATDLMDENSLGKAASIILEKFGRVDVLINNAGMLVNKPFEEITAEDFLKVYQVNVFAVAQLTQKLIPAMKSGSHVVTISSMGGIQGSMKFPGLAAYSSAKGAVITLSELLAEEYKEKGIAFNVLALGAVQTEMLEEAFPGYQAPITAKEMADYIFNFALTGNKIYNGKVLQVSSSTP from the coding sequence ATGATGAAAAAAAATATTGTAATTACAGGAACTAGTAGAGGAATTGGTTTTCAACTAGCACAACAATTTGCGCAGGAAGGACATCAAGTTATTGCACTATCAAGGAATAGTGGTCCGTTAGAAAAAGTAAACAATGCCAATATACTTCCTATCGCAACCGACTTAATGGATGAAAATTCTTTAGGAAAAGCGGCTTCAATTATACTTGAAAAATTTGGTCGAGTTGATGTTTTAATCAACAATGCAGGAATGCTAGTGAACAAACCATTTGAAGAGATTACAGCTGAAGATTTTTTAAAAGTATACCAAGTAAATGTTTTTGCTGTTGCTCAACTTACACAAAAACTAATTCCTGCAATGAAATCAGGAAGTCATGTTGTAACGATAAGTAGTATGGGAGGTATTCAAGGAAGTATGAAATTCCCTGGGTTAGCTGCTTATAGTTCTGCAAAAGGAGCCGTTATTACACTATCAGAATTGCTTGCTGAAGAATATAAAGAAAAAGGAATTGCATTTAATGTTTTAGCTTTAGGAGCTGTTCAAACAGAAATGTTAGAAGAAGCTTTTCCTGGTTATCAAGCGCCAATAACTGCGAAAGAAATGGCCGATTACATTTTTAATTTTGCTTTAACTGGTAACAAAATTTATAATGGTAAAGTATTACAAGTTTCTAGCTCAACGCCATAA
- a CDS encoding mannose-1-phosphate guanylyltransferase produces MKNNFYAVIMAGGVGSRFWPVSTQKFPKQFHDMLGTGQSLIQRTFERINELVPTSNILIATNENYEKLVLQQIPQLNTKQLLLEPVMRNTAPCILYSALKIYNQNPDAVILVAPSDHWIKDEGEFLRNIQTSFEACAKDDILMTLGIQPDHPNTGYGYIQYENAESEIKKVKNFTEKPDLETAESFLSSGDYLWNAGIFVWSAKSILNAFKEYLPDMVNVLDDGNNVYNTDFEDDFIKNNYKNCENISIDFGIMERAKNVHVLPVDFGWNDLGTWGSLYGKLKKDEDENAVVGANVIFRDAKGNMIRTENGKRVVIQGLEDFIVVEKKDIIMICPRKDDQDIKKIMAEARDSFGKKFV; encoded by the coding sequence ATGAAGAACAATTTTTATGCAGTAATTATGGCTGGTGGAGTCGGATCTAGATTCTGGCCAGTAAGTACACAAAAATTTCCAAAGCAATTTCACGATATGTTAGGAACTGGACAATCTTTAATCCAGAGAACTTTTGAACGTATTAATGAACTTGTACCAACAAGTAATATTTTAATTGCAACGAATGAGAATTACGAAAAATTAGTACTTCAACAAATTCCCCAACTTAATACAAAACAATTATTATTGGAACCTGTAATGCGAAATACTGCACCTTGTATTTTGTATTCTGCCTTAAAAATATACAATCAAAATCCAGATGCTGTGATTTTAGTAGCACCATCAGATCACTGGATTAAAGACGAAGGTGAATTCTTAAGAAATATTCAAACTTCATTTGAAGCCTGCGCTAAAGATGACATTTTAATGACTTTAGGAATTCAACCAGATCATCCAAATACAGGATATGGCTATATTCAGTATGAAAATGCTGAATCTGAAATAAAAAAAGTAAAAAACTTCACCGAAAAACCTGATTTAGAAACAGCTGAATCATTTTTATCTAGTGGTGATTATTTATGGAATGCTGGTATTTTTGTTTGGTCTGCTAAAAGCATTTTAAACGCTTTTAAGGAATATTTACCTGATATGGTAAATGTACTTGATGATGGAAATAATGTATACAACACAGATTTTGAAGATGACTTCATCAAGAACAACTATAAAAATTGCGAAAACATTTCAATTGACTTTGGAATTATGGAGCGTGCGAAAAATGTTCATGTACTTCCTGTTGATTTTGGATGGAACGATTTAGGTACTTGGGGATCTTTATACGGAAAGCTTAAAAAAGATGAAGATGAAAATGCTGTAGTTGGTGCAAACGTAATCTTTAGAGATGCCAAAGGAAATATGATTCGTACTGAAAACGGGAAACGAGTTGTTATTCAAGGATTAGAAGATTTTATTGTAGTAGAAAAGAAGGACATTATTATGATTTGTCCTAGAAAAGATGATCAAGACATTAAAAAAATAATGGCTGAAGCAAGAGATTCTTTTGGTAAAAAGTTTGTTTAG
- the lpxK gene encoding tetraacyldisaccharide 4'-kinase, with translation MKLIRFLLFPFAIVYDFITRLRNFLFDINVLKSTSFDIPVIAVGNLTVGGTGKTPQIEYLIRLLKDQYKIAVLSRGYKRKTKGFQLLNDKHSAEDVGDEPLQFYSKFDGIHVAVDADRTNGITELQKQIQPEIVLLDDAYQHRKVKAGFYILLTKYNDLYVNDFLLPTGNLRESRSGAKRADMVVVTKCPNELSMQEQESIRLKLKLNGNQELFFSKIEYNQELKGNINPLALDSLEEEVVLVTGIANPISLFEYLKEGKVNYTHIKYPDHHHFSEHDIEGIKTAQSRLETEHKIVLTTEKDYVRLKGKLENLYYLEIHNSLFNQEKAFASRILEFVEG, from the coding sequence ATGAAACTAATTCGTTTTTTATTATTTCCATTTGCTATTGTATATGATTTTATCACGCGTTTGAGAAACTTTTTGTTTGATATAAACGTTTTAAAATCAACTTCATTTGATATTCCAGTAATTGCTGTTGGCAACTTAACAGTTGGAGGTACTGGGAAAACTCCTCAAATTGAATATTTGATTCGATTATTAAAAGACCAATATAAAATAGCTGTTTTAAGTCGAGGGTATAAAAGAAAAACAAAGGGTTTTCAGTTGCTTAATGACAAACATTCTGCAGAAGATGTTGGTGACGAGCCATTGCAGTTTTATTCGAAATTCGATGGAATTCATGTAGCTGTAGATGCAGATAGAACAAATGGAATAACTGAATTACAAAAACAGATACAACCTGAAATAGTTCTATTGGATGATGCATATCAGCATAGAAAAGTGAAAGCTGGATTTTATATACTGTTAACCAAGTACAATGATTTGTATGTAAATGACTTTTTATTGCCAACAGGTAATTTAAGAGAAAGTAGGAGTGGAGCTAAAAGAGCGGATATGGTAGTGGTAACTAAATGTCCAAATGAACTTTCAATGCAGGAGCAGGAATCGATTCGTTTAAAATTGAAGTTAAATGGCAATCAAGAACTGTTTTTTAGTAAAATAGAGTACAATCAAGAGTTAAAGGGGAATATCAATCCTTTGGCTTTAGATAGTTTAGAAGAAGAAGTTGTTTTGGTTACTGGAATAGCTAATCCGATTAGTTTATTTGAGTATTTAAAAGAGGGAAAAGTAAACTACACACATATCAAATATCCTGATCATCATCATTTTTCAGAACATGATATCGAAGGGATTAAAACAGCTCAAAGTAGATTAGAAACTGAGCATAAAATAGTATTAACTACTGAAAAAGATTATGTTAGATTAAAGGGAAAATTAGAGAACCTTTATTATCTAGAAATTCATAATTCTTTATTTAATCAAGAGAAAGCGTTTGCTTCAAGGATACTAGAATTTGTTGAAGGCTAA
- a CDS encoding type B 50S ribosomal protein L31 produces MKKGIHPENYRMVAFKDMSNGDVFLTRSTANTKETLDVDGVEYPLVKLEISRTSHPFYTGKSKLVDTAGRIDKFKNKYAKFKK; encoded by the coding sequence ATGAAAAAAGGTATACACCCAGAAAATTATAGAATGGTTGCATTTAAAGATATGTCTAACGGAGATGTATTTTTAACTAGATCTACAGCAAATACAAAAGAAACTTTAGATGTTGATGGTGTAGAGTATCCATTAGTAAAATTAGAAATTTCTAGAACTTCTCACCCGTTTTATACTGGTAAGTCTAAGTTAGTTGATACTGCTGGACGTATCGATAAGTTCAAAAACAAATATGCAAAGTTCAAAAAGTAA
- a CDS encoding FMN-binding glutamate synthase family protein, giving the protein MRDTILAIVIVINALCGVLVWFMPDLGNYILLTIASAFTVLGIYDAFLQKKHSLLRAFPIIARLRWFFEEEREKIQQYFIEDDLNGTPINREKRSIVYQRAKKEIETIPFGTQHDLYEKGYEFVKHSIFPTDHHNVMGEEIVFGSDKCTQKYKSSIINISAMSFGSLSKNAIMALNQGAKMGNFAHNTGEGGVSPYHLQGGDLIFQVGTGYFGAGKTIDGKRYFDDEIFRENAIRPEVKMIEIKLSQGAKPGHGGILPAKKNTEEISKIRSVEPFTRVDSPPSHSAFSNFEEMISFLQKVRELSNGKPIGIKFCVGNNEEIEEMITSFAKAGNYPDFIAVDGGEGGTGSAPLEFTNYVGTPLLEGLSFVHKTLVKHNLKDQIKIIASGKAIDAFDIIKLKAMGADAIGMARSFMLSLGCIQARECNLDTCPVGVATQDEDLVEALVVADKNVRVKNYHAKTIAAVKEVVSSMGKKSIEEVTSKDIFRRNKAGDISSLEEIYFN; this is encoded by the coding sequence ATGAGAGATACAATTCTAGCAATAGTGATTGTTATTAACGCACTTTGTGGCGTATTAGTTTGGTTTATGCCTGATTTAGGAAATTATATTTTATTAACCATTGCTTCCGCATTTACAGTTTTAGGAATATATGATGCTTTTCTGCAAAAAAAACATTCGCTGTTAAGAGCCTTTCCAATTATAGCTCGATTAAGATGGTTTTTCGAAGAAGAAAGAGAAAAGATTCAGCAGTATTTTATAGAAGATGATTTAAACGGAACGCCTATAAATAGGGAAAAAAGAAGTATTGTATATCAAAGGGCGAAAAAAGAAATAGAAACAATTCCGTTCGGTACTCAACATGATCTTTATGAAAAAGGTTATGAATTTGTAAAACATTCTATTTTCCCAACAGATCATCATAACGTCATGGGCGAAGAAATTGTATTTGGTTCAGACAAGTGTACTCAAAAGTATAAAAGTTCAATTATTAATATATCGGCAATGTCTTTTGGTTCTCTAAGTAAAAATGCGATTATGGCATTAAATCAAGGAGCTAAAATGGGAAATTTTGCACATAATACTGGAGAAGGAGGAGTTTCTCCATATCACTTACAAGGAGGAGATTTAATTTTCCAAGTAGGTACAGGATATTTTGGGGCAGGAAAAACAATAGATGGTAAGCGTTATTTTGATGATGAGATTTTTAGAGAAAATGCAATCAGGCCAGAGGTAAAAATGATTGAAATTAAGTTGTCTCAAGGAGCAAAACCAGGTCATGGAGGAATTTTACCTGCTAAGAAAAATACTGAAGAGATTTCAAAGATTCGTTCAGTAGAACCTTTTACTCGTGTAGATTCTCCTCCAAGTCATTCTGCTTTTTCTAATTTCGAGGAAATGATTTCGTTTCTTCAAAAAGTAAGAGAATTAAGTAATGGAAAACCTATTGGAATTAAGTTTTGCGTTGGTAACAATGAGGAAATAGAAGAAATGATTACAAGTTTCGCTAAGGCTGGAAACTATCCTGATTTTATTGCTGTAGATGGGGGAGAAGGAGGAACAGGTTCAGCTCCGTTGGAATTCACAAATTACGTGGGAACTCCATTACTAGAAGGTTTGTCTTTTGTTCATAAAACTTTAGTGAAGCATAATTTAAAAGATCAAATTAAGATTATTGCAAGTGGAAAAGCTATTGATGCTTTCGATATTATTAAACTTAAAGCAATGGGAGCAGATGCTATTGGAATGGCTAGAAGTTTTATGTTAAGTTTAGGTTGTATTCAAGCTAGAGAGTGTAATTTAGATACTTGTCCTGTTGGAGTTGCAACTCAAGATGAAGATTTAGTAGAGGCTTTAGTGGTTGCTGATAAAAATGTTCGTGTAAAGAATTATCATGCTAAGACAATAGCGGCTGTTAAAGAAGTGGTTTCTTCTATGGGGAAAAAATCAATTGAAGAGGTTACGTCAAAAGATATTTTTAGAAGAAATAAAGCGGGAGATATTTCCTCGTTAGAGGAAATATATTTTAATTAA